A genome region from Nitrospira sp. includes the following:
- a CDS encoding cytochrome c, which produces MKVWMMGIGLAVMVAALAACESNATNQDAAKPAGGATPADMQVGEAKFAANCAACHGVRGVGTKQGPPLVHKIYEPNHHADLAFQRAAENGVRAHHWEFGNMPKIEGVTSGDVEHIIRYVRWLQREAGIY; this is translated from the coding sequence ATGAAGGTCTGGATGATGGGAATCGGGCTTGCGGTGATGGTGGCAGCCCTGGCGGCGTGCGAGTCCAATGCGACGAACCAAGATGCGGCCAAGCCGGCTGGCGGCGCGACACCGGCGGATATGCAGGTCGGCGAGGCGAAATTCGCTGCCAATTGTGCCGCCTGCCACGGAGTGCGCGGGGTCGGGACCAAACAGGGGCCGCCGCTGGTCCATAAGATCTACGAACCGAATCATCATGCCGATCTGGCGTTCCAGCGGGCGGCAGAAAACGGCGTCCGTGCTCACCATTGGGAGTTCGGTAATATGCCGAAGATTGAGGGTGTGACGTCTGGGGACGTGGAACACATCATTCGATATGTGCGATGGCTGCAGCGGGAGGCAGGGATCTATTAA
- a CDS encoding SPFH domain-containing protein: MKYGAWSMLGTVGLLLVTSGCVAIEAGHEGVLVEQPFFFGHGGVDAAPSKTGRVWVAPTTKVIEVDVRPLQYSEHFDIISAENAPVSFDAFMIANVVEGRSPEIVGRYGTNWYQNNVKEAFRTFVREEVQKYPLFQLTTDPTTRTKLQDAIAREVQTKLIDKQNMPIRLNRVVVGSILPPKGVVEQTTQTIVQEQRKITMVEFQKAEEAREKAEKQRGIADRAYRESLGLTAPEFVDLRRIEVQKEIVQHSPAALTVIMGLERVGINMPPLAGDR, from the coding sequence ATGAAATACGGAGCCTGGTCCATGTTGGGGACTGTAGGGCTATTGCTGGTGACGTCAGGTTGTGTGGCGATCGAAGCCGGCCATGAAGGCGTTCTGGTCGAGCAACCATTCTTCTTCGGCCATGGTGGTGTGGACGCTGCGCCCTCCAAGACCGGACGGGTTTGGGTTGCGCCCACGACGAAGGTCATTGAAGTCGACGTCCGGCCGTTACAGTACTCGGAGCATTTCGACATCATTTCAGCGGAAAATGCTCCGGTATCCTTCGATGCGTTTATGATCGCCAATGTGGTTGAAGGTCGCTCTCCGGAGATCGTCGGCCGCTACGGCACCAATTGGTATCAAAACAATGTAAAGGAAGCCTTCCGTACATTCGTGCGGGAGGAAGTGCAGAAGTACCCGCTGTTTCAGCTGACGACCGATCCGACGACCCGGACAAAGCTGCAGGACGCCATTGCGCGTGAAGTGCAGACCAAGCTGATCGATAAGCAAAATATGCCGATCAGGCTGAATCGAGTCGTTGTCGGCAGTATTCTGCCGCCGAAGGGTGTGGTCGAACAGACGACGCAAACGATTGTGCAGGAGCAGCGAAAGATTACGATGGTTGAGTTTCAGAAGGCGGAAGAGGCACGTGAAAAAGCCGAGAAGCAGCGAGGGATCGCGGATCGCGCGTATCGTGAATCGCTGGGACTGACGGCGCCGGAATTTGTCGATCTGCGGCGCATCGAAGTGCAGAAGGAAATCGTGCAGCACTCACCCGCGGCCTTGACGGTCATTATGGGGTTGGAGCGAGTCGGTATTAATATGCCGCCGCTCGCTGGTGATCGGTAA